In Pararge aegeria chromosome 7, ilParAegt1.1, whole genome shotgun sequence, the DNA window TCTGGAAATTTGTATAAGGAAAAGATTATCCGTGGTTTCTGTCACTTGTATTCAGGTAAATCCGCCAATAGttagaaaaatatgtttaatcAAAATAACTTGACCAGTAATTTATGCAActagtgcaataaataaaaataatgctacATATATTATGTGGTAACATGGGCTTTGGGCATGGAAGTCAATGCTAACAATACCTGAATAATACTACTTAAACTTTAATTGCAATTTTGGTTATGATtacaattttatgataaaatgtCAGCACTATCATGTAGGATTTGCAAATTTGCAACTTACATgataagtttattgttaaaaattatcataaaatttacatttttaattttctgaatTGAATTGCAAAATTCAGATCCTTCATCCTTTATAGGGTGATAAATGATGTTTAACATAGACCTTTTCAACTTTTTTGCCTCAAATTGATGAATTGTATTGTGAAAACTGAATTGACGGTCCTAGAAAATAGTGCAACCCTGTACCTTTGCAAATGTTGTGGAAAGGTTACACAACTTTAAGACCAGaccaattttgttttaaaggattaaagtcaaagtcataaatataaatattaaagtaggcccaagatggcacttttaatgcgtactttacattaaaaatgtgtacatgtgATGGGGATAATATATGATGgatattcttaaacttaaaattaaaggtaGGAGGGTTCAAAATGCACctttgtctaagaagaagccaataAGAAACTTAGCCTTCTTTTTGCAATTACAATCTTACATtccatcattttaaattattacaaaagcaAATTGGTTAGGGCAATAAGTCACCaaattataaatcttaattataaatattattataaaaaaaaatcttgtatttttcctattgtgttgtgttgcaataagcTTTTTCATCATTTACAAtataatcctttatactataagagaatttcatttattatctattgttgtaaatttataacttatttttatttattttttcccttGCTGTAActagtttttatgtattttggaTATTTAgatatgtattatatgtatttttattattttatatattatctagcATGTATTAATTagtgtgtatgtgtttgtattattgCCATCCCCCGCCTCTCAAGTGTCtcataagcttacgtttaatacaaactttgaaatatTTCAGAGATATATCTCAGATTATTTATTGATGGCTATAAAATTGTCTTTTATTTATAGGCCAAGAGGCTGTAGCAGTAGGTATGCGCGCAGCAATGCGCGATGTGGACTCCGTAATAACAGCATACCGTTGCCATGGCTGGACCCATCTAATGGGAGTCAGTGTAGTCGGCGTTTTGGCTGAACTGACCGGACGATCGACCGGTTGCTCCAGAGGCAAAGGTGGATCCATGCATTTGTATGGACGAAACTTCTACGGTGGCAATGGCATTGTAGGCGCTCAGGTATGTTAACACTTTGAGCCAACTGAGTGCAAAGTGTTGGATTTTctatttacgtttatttattcgattgcgtgaaaggtaattgtgatttttatattgtcgtcactagatggcgctttcgtAATGAGAACGTTTCGTCACGATCGAAtaagtaggtagaaaatctaaCACTTGGCACTCTGCTTACATACAACCAATCGGAAACACCTGCAGACCTTGCTACATACATTACATTCAAGTTGTTATTGATATGATACATCTATTGGCGCGTATTGGCAGTAAAATCGACCAGTATGGCATCACGGCAAACGGTTTGACGCTCTTCTGTGCTGTCATGTCCTCTCTctttcttattaattaaaattttgtgttttgtttttacgTGTATGTGGTTAACATTTTCCGGACATCTAGCAAATTTTTGCagactatttttatattaatagctgtTTACTCTGTTGTCTGCGTTTTTTAcggtattttacaaatccccACGGGTCCCACCGTTTTTTTTCTGGCATAAAAAGTAGGCTATGTTACTCTCGGTCTTTTCAAATAACTATGCCAGATATCAAGTTGACTGGTCGCGCAATTAGGGCGTAAAGAggcgacaaacaaacaaaaacaaacacactttcgcatttataaaattatagtaaggaagtaaggattaatatattatgggCCTTATAACAAAGCTTGGAGTCACAACATGATCAAATTAGTAATCAATAAATCCGCAGAAATTACCgccatagctcagcgagtcgcaaagctgaagtggcaatggacgggaCACACATTTCGGAAAACCAATAGACGTTAGGATCTACTGTAATGGCGACCCCGTAACGGTAAACGATAAACTCAGTAAACATATCCCTCCTCATATGTTTCCCTTCTAAGAACAAGACccaagtccagcagtggacgtcattctgtttatatgataatgatgttgttgttgttgtcgttattgttgttgttgttggtgatgatgataatgatgttgatgacgTAATAAAACAGCATTAGTCCaatgcttttaataaatatgtaatttaactttttgttGTAGGTGCCTTTAGGTGCGGGCCTAGCTTTCGCCCATAAATACAGAGGGGACGGTGGTGTAACATTTGCCTTGTACGGCGACGGTGCAGCCAATCAGGGCCAACTTTTTGAAGCGTACAATATGGCCAAACTCTGGGATCTAccttgtgtgtttgtgtgcgagAACAATGGTTATGGTGAGAACTTGCATACAATTAGGTACTTGTGCTACATACCCTTTTACACATTCTTTGTTTTCGCcacaaaaaatcttaataacaagacactagAAATGTTGTGTGCCTACGCGTCACCTTCTCGTCGCGAACGAGACTCAGagcaaacatattaaaaaaaaaacgtttgtaaCGGTTAGCGACTTTATTGTAGTTTTTAAACTACATTGCTTCACGCTCTTAAAGTACTAGTGTACGCCGTTGTGAAAACAGAAATGTAAATAATACGATGCACATATAAGTAGATAGTGGTGAGGTCGCTAGGACCCGTCGTAAAGCAGTGCTTAAGAAATTTCTATGATTTTCGTagtaaataatcaataaaactCACGTATGTGTAGTTACTGAGTTGTggactattaaaataaaataagaagtgTTTGTAGACACAAGCTTCAATTTACGTTCATGACACAAAGCTTATTGTATGTTGTCCGTGAAGATGTCATCCCGAATGTGTCAGTGTATCTCGAGCACACCCGCCCGCACACCAGTTCCCTGTACGAGCGACTTAGATTGCAACAAATACCACAACACAGTTGCATCAGCCATTAAACGCTCGAAATCGTAGTCTTTTTTGAGTATACATCaagagttaaatataacttatgtttattgtattaaagctcaaaaTTTGCAAAGCACTTTCTAGTAGTGTTTTCCATTAcgatataatgtattaataaccAAAATAGACTTTATTGAATTTACGTAAGACAGTCTGCGTTTGTGATGGTTTTTTACGTAAAATGATCAGCACAACAAATTCTTGTTGTGCAGATCATTTCACCACAACTCTTCAAACTTGGAGTCAGAATTATGGCATTTTTTTACGATCGACCGGCAGACGTCAACGTCTAGTAGTAGAagggctttttgtgacagagctcgtctgggttccaccgccatgcttatatctgccgcagCATTACTGCAAtagtctgaaaggcgtggttgccggtgtaattacgggcgCATGAGGCTTTACGGACGTGTCCCATGTACATTCATAaaccttaaaaatattgtttgtttaactCACGTTAAGTACAACATGTCTTCTTCAAGCTTGAAGACAGTTGACGTCAATGTCCTTGGAAAAGTTCTTGCTGGTGGAATACCCTCAATCCTTCGGTTCAAAGACGGCGCAAAGACTTACTCAAACTGAGCATCCAAATCACAACACATCACAACATAAGTCTAATTTTGGGTAGTTACGTAAAGATCttattttttccttatttatttaggcATGGGCACAAGCGTGGACCGTTCGTCAGCCAGTACCGACTATTACACCCGCGCGGACTACATACCCGGAATTTGGGTTGATGGCATGGATGTTATCGCCACCCGCGAGGCGACAAGGTTCGCCATAGACTACTGCGCTAGTGGGAAGGGTAAGTCTTTTATTATCTACTATAGAGAGAATTATCATCCGCAATGCGTCAGCATTGGACCAAATCTGTAAAGCCAAAGGTATTATAACAAATAtgcaaaaattattttctatggCATTTTTCGAAAAACGATTATATGTTAACGATACTATGTTTTTCAAAGTAGATACGTTTTTATTAATCCCATAGTATTGTATGGCATTGTATTCAACTGTGTTCATCCATCCGATTCAGCATAAACGTATAggcgcatataaacagagcttATTGCAGCTCACACGagccatctgctttgtccgtcatttattattataaagaaacgGTAGAAATACCAAAAGTTGACGATAGTCAACGGTACTACTGTTGATGCCACCAGGCACCGCTGCTGAAGTTTTATGAAACTAGTTGTTTAAGTGAAAGTGAAGGTACTGATTAATTAAACTAGGAGCAGTTATAACATTCCTGTTCCGCAGGCATCTGTCTACACACTGAAAATGCCTTATTGGTTCAGTTTTCGTGGAATCGTTAATTCCTCTATATCGATCTATATTTGCGGTGATTAGTGGTCAAGATTTCAATTTCTCCTTAGCTTCTTGGGGACCTAGGGCTGTTACTTTTCGGACTTCCTGGAGTTACGtcttattatcttattttatcttatttagcCAGCATGCTGGACTGTACatgaacccttttcattctgggaggagCCATGTGCCCTGTATCGGGCCGGTAATGAGATGATgatctttatttgtttaaattccTGTCAGGACCCTTGGTTATGGAGATGGAGACGTACCGGTATTCCGGACATTCCATGTCCGATCCCGGAACATCGTACCGTACCAGAGACGAGGTTCAAGAGGTTCGGCAGACACGTGACCCCATTACGTCGTTCAAAGAGAAGATTCTTTCCAACGAACTCGTCACGCCTGATCAGCTCAAGGTATTTCATTGCTCCTTTCCAATGAGCTCGTCAAATCTAATTAGTTCAGGGTATTTCATTAATGCTTTGCAATGATCTTGACAGGCCTGATGAGCTTCaggtattttattgtttctttataattaaCTCGTTCATTCcacctaattattttatagatgaTTTCCAATGAATTGTAACGCCTGTTCAGCGCAAGGTATTTTATTACTCCACCAATGAACTCATCAAGCATAATCAGTTCAAAGGCATTTTATTGATTCTCTCTCATTAACTCGTCCATCCCGCATGATAAACTCAAGTTATTtatgcttaatttaaatttatttaaatctcactTTAATTTTCTAGGAAATCGACGTCGCAGTTCGAAAAGAAGTAGACGAAGCTACGAAGCGCGCGAAGTCCGATCCCGAGATACCTGCAGAAGAACTCGCCGGTGACATTTACTACAATTGCCTCGAAAAAGAAATACGAGGCATACTTCCGGACACGCCGTTGCAACACGTGCAAGTCGTTGCACGCAATTAGTATAATGCAGGTTATAAAACGGGCTAGATATTGCAATTCCTAGATACAATGGTGTAGCCGGCAAGTTGCCGGCAATAAGCGTTTTCACTCAAAGGTGCGGGGT includes these proteins:
- the LOC120624960 gene encoding probable pyruvate dehydrogenase E1 component subunit alpha, mitochondrial, with amino-acid sequence MSKLLPSAAKLFSGPTITKAAAPVAITSNAKYSTKSEATFEIKPYKLHKLEKGPATSASLTAEDAVKLYEKLAMIRRIETASGNLYKEKIIRGFCHLYSGQEAVAVGMRAAMRDVDSVITAYRCHGWTHLMGVSVVGVLAELTGRSTGCSRGKGGSMHLYGRNFYGGNGIVGAQVPLGAGLAFAHKYRGDGGVTFALYGDGAANQGQLFEAYNMAKLWDLPCVFVCENNGYGMGTSVDRSSASTDYYTRADYIPGIWVDGMDVIATREATRFAIDYCASGKGPLVMEMETYRYSGHSMSDPGTSYRTRDEVQEVRQTRDPITSFKEKILSNELVTPDQLKEIDVAVRKEVDEATKRAKSDPEIPAEELAGDIYYNCLEKEIRGILPDTPLQHVQVVARN